A stretch of DNA from Candidatus Methanosuratincola sp.:
CTCCGCCTGTACCTCTCCGAGCTCATCCCGCCAGGCCCGTACCGCCGTTTCCTCGTTATGGTCACCCTGGTCTCCGGGCCGTAAACCTTTACGGCATAGCCTATCCCCGCGGCGGCAGCCCGGGCGCAGACCTCGGCAGACCTGACGGGATCGAGCTTCTCTCCCTCCGAGAAGCCTATCCGCTTGCCAATAACCGAGAGCGGAAGGAAGCCGTCCCTCGGGGATCCGGTCACTTGGACGAGCTCTGCTCTCAGCAACCTACCGGCAAAGTGCCTGATGTTGCCCTCGTCTCCGAGCTCGTAGATGTTGTCAACCGCCACTGCCTCTACATCGAAATCAAGGGCTACCTTGGCCACCTCATCCGCGCTCATCAACTCGCGCCTGAGCGAGACCTCCCCGCCGCGAAGGACCACTGCTGAGAATCCCTTCCCGGAGGGGTGCCGGTCGATGCCCATGACTCTTGAGTATTTAATCATAATGGGTCAACTAAAAGCATATATATTACAATATAACCGAATGAATACCATATCCTGACGCTTATTAAAATTTGTCGTTGTGGTTTTTCATATTTTCTAATCCCTTGTGTTCACTATAACGAAACATTTAAAAGAGGGACTATTTCGCATATTATTTGAGAATAAAAAGGGTGTTAAGCATGAGTGAAGTAATTGAAAAAACAGAAAACGAAGGTAACATACTGACAGTAGAAGGGGAAAAAGTCGCCAAGGTCGCAATGGCCCTCTCATCTCCCACGAGGATACAGATACTCAACTTCATAAAGTCAAGGGAGGTGGACATGCAGGAGATCGCAGAGCTGATAAAGCAGAGCAAGGCGAATGCCAGTGCGCAGATGAGGATACTCGAGGAAGTCGGTCTCGTGAGGACCTCCTACAAGCCCGGAATAAGAGGGGTCAAGAAGGTCTGCAGCACGGACATCAAGGAAATTAGGTTTAAGTTCTAAACTTGCATCTGATTTCCTTACACCAGTTCATCACTGCCTATTCGGATAGGCAGAAAATTTCACCAACTTTTAATCTACAATTTTAACTGATTCGGCGGGAAGTGCCCATGCGGAGCGTGGGGCAGTTCACCTCATGAGATCCTGGAGCTCATTCAGGTCTGGGGATGGGCCTTCCAGCGGCAGCGCTCACAAACCCAAGGTATGGCATGGATGGCCGCCCGGGTCTGGACCTGAACTCCGGGTGGGACTGCGTTCCCAGGAAGAACGGGTGACCGGGCAGCTCGAGGAACTCTACCCTCTTCCTGTCCTCGGACCAGCCACTAAAGACCATGCCATTCTCCCTGAGCGGCGCCCAGTACTTCGGGTTGACCTCGTACCTGTGGCGGTGCCTCTCCACGACAACATCACAATTATAGAGGCGGTGCACCATGGTACCAGGTTCAACGATTATCCTGTAGGAACCCAGCCGCATTGTGCCCCCAAGCGACTCTAGCTGCTTCTGCTCGGGGAGGAGGTCGATCACTGGGTGAGGAGTCTTCGGATCGACCTCGGTCGTGTTTGCGCCGTCGAGCCCGAGCACGTTCCTGGCGTACTCGACGACTGCGAGCTGGAAGCCGTAGCAGATCCCGAGGAGCGGCTTCTTGTTGACACGGGCGTAGTGGACGGCGCTTATCTTCCCTTCAGTCCCCCTCGATCCAAAGCCAGGCAGTATCATGATGCCATCGTACCCGGCAAGCTGCTCTAATTTAGAGGGATCCTTCTCGAACTGGGTCGTTTCGATCCAATCTGCCGATACGCGGCAGCCTGCTTTGGCGCCGGCGTGCTTCAGGGCTTCGGTTATACTCACGTATGAGTCGGAAAGCTTCGTGTACTTCCCGCACATCGCAATCCTCAAGGGGCGGGATGCTTTCATGAACTCATCTACCACAGACATCCAAGGCGCCCAGTCAGGATCCCTGCCGTCGAGCATCAGTTTCTTTACGATGTACTCGCCCATGCCCTGCTCGTCAAGGTTCATCGGGATCTGGTAGAGGCATTCCGCGTCGTATGACGTGAAGACAGCCTCGACCGGGACGCTGCCGAATAGCGCTATCTTGCGCCTGACATCCTTGTCCAGGGGAACCCTGCACCTCGCTACGATGATGTCAGGCTGTATGCCTATCCTCCTCATCTCCTGTACGCTGTGCTGGCAGGGCTTACTCTTCTGCTCGTTCGTGGAGTTGAGGATCGGCACGAGCGCCACGTGGACGAAGAGTGTGTCGTGCAGGTCCTCCTCGAGCTGCATCTGCCTGACTGCCTCCAGGAACGGGAGGCCCTCGATATCGCCAATCGTCCCGCCAATCTCAACAAGGAAGACGTCTGCCCCGGAGGATTTGGCGGCTAACCTGATGGCGCTCTTGATCTCGTCGGTCACGTGGGGGATGATCTGGACGCACTGCCCGAGGTACTCGCCCTTCCGCTCCTTCTCTATCACCTTTGCGTAGACCTTGCCTGTAGTGATGTTGCTCAGCTTTGAGAGGTTTATGTCGAGGAACCTCTCGTAGTGGCCAAGGTCAAGGTCGGTCTCCCCGCCGTCCTCGGTCACGAATACCTCCCCGTGCATGAAAGGGTTCATGGTCCCAGCGTCTACGTTGACGTACGGGTCGATCTTCATCGCCGAGACCGAATAGCCCCTTGCCTGTAGCATCTTGCCTATGGACGAGGTGGTTATGCCCTTCCCGACACTGCTTAAGACGCCGCCAGTAATGAAGACGAACTTGACCATACAAGCGCCTCAACAAACACCAACTATCTCCGCCAAGTCTATTTAAAAAGGTATTTCTTTCCCGGTGCTACGGCTTCGGGACCAACTCGAGACCGGTTATCTCCAGAGATCCACAGGTCCTTTGCCACGACCTATTGGCAGAGGTGATCTTTATCCTTTTCCTGAAGAGGGGCATGTCGCAGACGAATGTCTCGTACTCCCCGCCCTCCCCAGATATGTTTATCCCGAGCCTAGAACGCAGCCTGATGAGGTCGCCGAGCGCAGCAAGGTCCAGCCTCCGCCCCAGCCAGTCTGAGCCGAGGCCCTCTGCTGAGACCGAGGTGAAGTAGGCCTCGAAGCCAAGCCCGATCATCTCCCTGATCAGGGACTCCTCGTCCTGATGCCACAGGGGGTGGAGGTGCCGCAGCCCTGCCTTCTCGCAGACTTGGTCGATCCTCTCCTTCTGGTACCTGCTGGCTATCGCGCCTGTCACGACCGCGTCGATCCGGTGGGCTTCGGCTATAGCAGGCAGCGCCCCTGAGAGCTCGGAGACCTCCTGCTCCTTTATGCCCGAGACCTGTACCTCGACCCATGGAACGCCGATGCACTCTGCCTGGTAGCGTACCAGCTTGACGTTCGGGACGTGAAACATGTAAGAGTCCGCCCGGACCGGGGAGGCGGAGACGAGGCAGGCCACCTCGTGCCCCTCCGACTTTGCCCTCCAGGCTGCGAGGTTACTGTCCTTGCCACCGGAGTAGAGGATGCATACCCTCATCTCGAAGACCTCAGAATGCAAGGATCACCGCCAGGAGCCCGGTGAGGAAGATCCCGTCGAAGGTACCCGCGCCCCCTATGCTCATATTCCCTGCGCCCATGGACCTTATGTCCTTCAGGTGCAACAGGTCCGCCCCGATAAGGGTCCCCATCGTCCCCCCAGCGTACGCCACCACGACTGAGTACTGCCCCCCAAATGCCAAGGCGGAGACTGCGGCTACCAGAGGGGGTATGAACATCGGCGTGACTATCCCGACTCCGCCTACCGGCTTTGCAATGAAGTAGACCACCGAGGAGACGACAGCGGTTGATGCGATGGCGGGGAGGGCAGCCCCGGGGTTTGCAAGGAGGAGGTAGGCTGATAGGAGGACAGGCATCACAGCCCCCCCGAGGTTTATAGAGAGGACGCTCTCGAGGATCCTCCTCTCGACAGAGGGGACGGGGTACGGTATCCCGAAGAAGTAGACGTACCTCACTGATGGCGCGGCGAATGCGACCCTGCTCCGCCAGACGGGGATATTTACCGAGCTGCCTATGAGGCTGAGGAGGAGGAAGATCAGGAAGGAGCCCCAGCTCAGACCGTAGTTCTTCAAGGCCTGCCCGACCAGGCCCAGGATCATCAGGGGCGCAAGGAGCATTATCAAGAAGAAGAATGCTACGAGCACAATCCCGATGGTGGGTAGAACGAAAGCCTCCCTGCTCATCAAAACTACCTTGAGCAAATACCAGGCAAAAACATATAACTTTTTGGATAGTCTTATCATGATCATGAGAGACCGGAGGCTTCTTGCCACACTCACTCCGCCTGAGTCGAAGAGGCTCATAGGCAGGGGTGTATCCTCGTTGCCGCAGGTGAGGGCGGCGTTGAGCGAGGGGACGGTTGTGATCGCCCCCGGGACGACCAACGCCTACGTGTATGAAGAGATTACGGGCGAAAGGATAGACAGGGGGCGCTTTGCGATAGGGATCGTGACCCGCTGGGGGACATGCGTCTCGAAGGCCTCGGTGCGGATGCCCGAGGTAGTGCTCTCCCGCGGCGAGAGGACGGGGCAGAGGATCAAGGACGTGCTAGATTCGCTGGGCCCCGACGACGTCTTCATAAAGGGGGCTAACGCGGTGGACCCGTGGGGCAATGCCGGGGTCTATCTCGGATCTCCGACCGGCGGGACCATAGGGATGAGCATAGGGACGCTTTTAGCAAGGGGCGTCCAAATCGTGGTGCCGGTTAGCCTGGAGAAGCTTGTCCCGTTCTCAATATCCGAGATCGTCCCGGAGATGGGGAACAGGAGGTTCTCCGCTGCGATGCAGATGCCAGTCGGCATGATGCACGTACCGGGAAAGGTAGTGACCGAGATGGAGGCCGTGAGGATACTCTTCGGGTGTAGGTGCATACCGGTCGGCGGGGGCGGCGTCAACGGGGCTGAGGGGGGCAGGTGCTACGTGCTTGAGGGCGACGAAATGCAGCTCGGCGAGGCCTGGGCGTACCTCAGTTCAATAAAGGGCGAGCCCGCCATAACCGTAGAGGAGGAGAGCTGCTACGAGTGCAAGATGAGTTGTTTTGGAGGGATGAGGAGTGTTGCTTAGTGTGGAGGATCTCCACGTGAGCGTGGAGGGGAAAGAGCTGCTGAAAGGCATAAACCTGAGCATGGAGTACGGGGAGATCGTGGCGATAATGGGGCACAACGCCTCCGGGAAGACCACGCTCGCCCTGACGCTTGCGGGCTTCCCGCAGTACCAGGTGAGCAGGGGGAGGATCCTCTTCGAGGGGGAGGACGTAACATCGAAGAGCATCGACGAGCGGGCAAGGATGGGGATGGCCCTCGCGTTCCAGGCCCCGCCGGCCATCAGGGGCATAAAGCTCGGGCACATGATCTCACTGTCCGCAGGTATGAACCCGTGGCAGCCTAAGCCCGGGGACGACCCTGACCTGCCCAAGAAGATCCTCAGGAAGGTGAACCTCGAGCCCGAGAAGTACCTCGATAGGGAGGTCAATGTCGGTTTCTCCGGGGGGGAGAGGAAGAGGTCAGAGCTCGCGCAGATATTCGCAATGAGGCCGAAACTGATGATACTGGACGA
This window harbors:
- a CDS encoding ArsR family transcriptional regulator, whose product is MSEVIEKTENEGNILTVEGEKVAKVAMALSSPTRIQILNFIKSREVDMQEIAELIKQSKANASAQMRILEEVGLVRTSYKPGIRGVKKVCSTDIKEIRFKF
- a CDS encoding CTP synthase, translating into MVKFVFITGGVLSSVGKGITTSSIGKMLQARGYSVSAMKIDPYVNVDAGTMNPFMHGEVFVTEDGGETDLDLGHYERFLDINLSKLSNITTGKVYAKVIEKERKGEYLGQCVQIIPHVTDEIKSAIRLAAKSSGADVFLVEIGGTIGDIEGLPFLEAVRQMQLEEDLHDTLFVHVALVPILNSTNEQKSKPCQHSVQEMRRIGIQPDIIVARCRVPLDKDVRRKIALFGSVPVEAVFTSYDAECLYQIPMNLDEQGMGEYIVKKLMLDGRDPDWAPWMSVVDEFMKASRPLRIAMCGKYTKLSDSYVSITEALKHAGAKAGCRVSADWIETTQFEKDPSKLEQLAGYDGIMILPGFGSRGTEGKISAVHYARVNKKPLLGICYGFQLAVVEYARNVLGLDGANTTEVDPKTPHPVIDLLPEQKQLESLGGTMRLGSYRIIVEPGTMVHRLYNCDVVVERHRHRYEVNPKYWAPLRENGMVFSGWSEDRKRVEFLELPGHPFFLGTQSHPEFRSRPGRPSMPYLGFVSAAAGRPIPRPE
- a CDS encoding diphthine--ammonia ligase encodes the protein MRVCILYSGGKDSNLAAWRAKSEGHEVACLVSASPVRADSYMFHVPNVKLVRYQAECIGVPWVEVQVSGIKEQEVSELSGALPAIAEAHRIDAVVTGAIASRYQKERIDQVCEKAGLRHLHPLWHQDEESLIREMIGLGFEAYFTSVSAEGLGSDWLGRRLDLAALGDLIRLRSRLGINISGEGGEYETFVCDMPLFRKRIKITSANRSWQRTCGSLEITGLELVPKP
- a CDS encoding DUF1614 domain-containing protein, coding for MSREAFVLPTIGIVLVAFFFLIMLLAPLMILGLVGQALKNYGLSWGSFLIFLLLSLIGSSVNIPVWRSRVAFAAPSVRYVYFFGIPYPVPSVERRILESVLSINLGGAVMPVLLSAYLLLANPGAALPAIASTAVVSSVVYFIAKPVGGVGIVTPMFIPPLVAAVSALAFGGQYSVVVAYAGGTMGTLIGADLLHLKDIRSMGAGNMSIGGAGTFDGIFLTGLLAVILAF
- the sufC gene encoding Fe-S cluster assembly ATPase SufC, with the translated sequence MLLSVEDLHVSVEGKELLKGINLSMEYGEIVAIMGHNASGKTTLALTLAGFPQYQVSRGRILFEGEDVTSKSIDERARMGMALAFQAPPAIRGIKLGHMISLSAGMNPWQPKPGDDPDLPKKILRKVNLEPEKYLDREVNVGFSGGERKRSELAQIFAMRPKLMILDEPDSGVDIDSLKVLGNSLQEYFRAERCSMMIITHHRHILQYLRPSRMHILSGGKIAITGSYEELMPKIEELGYERLIKEAAKA